Proteins encoded in a region of the Malaciobacter mytili LMG 24559 genome:
- a CDS encoding SPL family radical SAM protein, with protein sequence MSYNIKFNENIEKTNYKNLDLKTQEFIKEIALKYQFSFQELRQLIDFAIDFKMWHEDEIEAVFKEEYANKKQAFNDIRKRWEELRVRPNSYKNFSKELYKDDVRKFSFRTYEASQVALGSCPVASENTRCCNLLTLDAVQSCGFDCSYCSIQSFYNQDKIGFDKNFKDNLKNLKLDPNEIYHIGTGQSSDSLMWGNKEGILDALFEFARTNPNVILEFKTKSNNIKYFLENEVPKNIICTWSLNTSTIIENEEHLAASLEKRIEAAKLVSQKGVLVGFHFHPIVHYENYLEEYGKVYQTLIDTFEPSKVALVSFGTLTFIKPVIQKIRSRNFKSKILQMPLSDANGKQSYPLEVKKEMFKHAYESFKPWHKEVYFYLCMEDVSLWKEVFGYEYISNNQMEEFMKMSYMNKIRKL encoded by the coding sequence ATGAGTTATAATATAAAATTTAATGAAAATATAGAAAAAACAAATTATAAAAATTTGGATTTAAAAACCCAAGAGTTTATTAAAGAAATAGCTTTAAAATATCAGTTCTCTTTTCAAGAATTACGACAGCTAATTGATTTTGCTATTGATTTTAAAATGTGGCATGAAGATGAGATAGAAGCTGTATTTAAAGAAGAATATGCCAATAAAAAACAAGCTTTTAATGATATACGAAAAAGATGGGAAGAGTTAAGAGTTCGGCCAAATTCATATAAAAATTTTTCAAAAGAGCTTTATAAAGATGATGTAAGAAAGTTCTCTTTTAGAACATATGAAGCTTCACAAGTGGCTTTAGGCTCTTGTCCTGTTGCAAGTGAAAATACTAGATGCTGTAATTTATTAACTTTAGATGCTGTGCAATCTTGTGGTTTTGACTGTTCTTATTGCTCAATTCAGTCTTTTTATAATCAAGATAAAATAGGCTTTGATAAGAATTTTAAAGATAATTTAAAAAATCTAAAATTAGACCCTAATGAGATTTATCATATAGGTACTGGTCAAAGTTCTGATTCTCTTATGTGGGGTAATAAAGAGGGTATTTTAGATGCTCTTTTTGAGTTTGCAAGAACAAATCCTAATGTAATACTAGAATTTAAAACAAAATCAAATAATATTAAATACTTTTTAGAAAATGAAGTTCCAAAAAATATTATTTGTACTTGGTCTTTAAATACTTCAACAATAATAGAAAATGAAGAACACTTAGCAGCAAGCTTGGAAAAAAGAATTGAAGCAGCAAAATTAGTAAGCCAAAAAGGTGTTCTTGTAGGGTTTCACTTTCATCCAATAGTTCATTATGAAAACTATTTAGAAGAGTATGGAAAAGTTTATCAAACCCTAATAGATACTTTTGAGCCTTCTAAGGTTGCATTGGTATCTTTTGGAACTTTAACTTTTATAAAACCAGTTATTCAAAAAATAAGAAGTAGAAACTTTAAATCAAAAATTCTTCAAATGCCTCTAAGTGATGCAAATGGTAAGCAATCTTATCCTTTAGAAGTAAAAAAAGAGATGTTTAAGCACGCTTATGAGAGTTTTAAACCTTGGCATAAAGAAGTATATTTTTATCTTTGTATGGAAGATGTATCTTTATGGAAAGAGGTATTTGGTTATGAATACATCTCAAATAATCAAATGGAAGAGTTTATGAAAATGAGTTATATGAATAAGATAAGGAAGTTATAA
- a CDS encoding delta-class carbonic anhydrase, whose translation MKKKIFLTFVVSAFSVANIYGKDLSEVKNSVIEAQKLKLAENTKNKGFGPQSPRDIDLKKGNNKIIFSSAPDYTKMNLCNIHFHKNAEHKGGEFSVYAGNGNGKGYESGYKYSGLLSKKELIPTKEKICPNKNGELKVGETIEVHYVHSTAQVKPGPTLGACLSDSIKNPQLRVEAQVYVLVNDKNALDFNKLAEYGTKKGYYQALNIPTNSGTPVLYEGSTTGPSYNEKGSPLQVTWNVRPKVQKVDINTVGQWCKGNTFNEDHAHGVRNLVTNPDLLSEIK comes from the coding sequence ATGAAAAAAAAGATTTTTCTTACGTTTGTTGTTTCTGCTTTTTCAGTAGCAAATATTTATGGTAAAGATTTATCAGAAGTTAAAAATAGTGTTATTGAAGCACAAAAACTAAAACTTGCTGAAAATACAAAAAATAAAGGTTTTGGTCCCCAATCTCCTAGAGATATTGACTTAAAAAAAGGAAATAATAAAATCATATTTAGTTCTGCACCAGATTATACGAAAATGAATTTATGTAATATTCATTTTCATAAGAATGCAGAGCATAAAGGAGGAGAATTTAGCGTTTATGCAGGTAATGGAAATGGGAAAGGTTATGAAAGTGGATATAAATATTCTGGACTATTAAGTAAAAAAGAGTTAATTCCAACAAAAGAAAAAATTTGTCCAAATAAAAACGGGGAGTTAAAAGTAGGAGAAACTATTGAGGTTCATTATGTTCATTCTACTGCACAAGTTAAGCCAGGACCAACTTTGGGTGCTTGTTTAAGTGATTCAATTAAAAATCCTCAATTAAGAGTTGAAGCACAAGTATATGTTCTTGTAAATGATAAAAATGCTTTAGATTTTAATAAACTTGCAGAATATGGAACAAAAAAAGGTTACTATCAAGCTTTAAATATTCCAACAAATAGTGGAACACCTGTTTTATATGAAGGTTCAACTACAGGTCCTAGTTATAATGAAAAAGGTTCACCCCTGCAAGTTACTTGGAATGTACGTCCAAAAGTTCAAAAAGTTGATATTAATACAGTTGGACAATGGTGCAAGGGAAATACTTTTAACGAAGATCATGCCCATGGCGTAAGAAATTTAGTTACAAACCCAGATTTACTTTCAGAAATAAAATAA
- a CDS encoding 5'-methylthioadenosine/S-adenosylhomocysteine nucleosidase family protein, producing MNKTLIHSALLCECQILINYYKLKQDKSVQGFKLFYNEEIVIAVSGIGKENTLSALDYVFKNFQIDKAINIGTAGCKDKKIKIGTLFCTNKNLENIAYATLSTFDIPINDPLKIKTTLIDMEAIYFEEVCKKFIDNILILKVVSDHLDIKIPKKSYIIELMQNSFKQWKDLI from the coding sequence ATGAATAAGACTTTAATTCATAGTGCACTCCTTTGTGAGTGCCAGATTCTAATAAATTACTACAAATTAAAACAAGACAAGAGTGTTCAAGGCTTTAAGCTTTTTTATAATGAAGAAATCGTTATTGCTGTATCTGGAATAGGTAAAGAAAATACTTTAAGTGCATTAGATTATGTTTTTAAAAACTTTCAAATTGACAAAGCAATTAATATTGGAACAGCTGGTTGCAAAGATAAAAAGATAAAAATTGGAACACTTTTTTGTACTAATAAAAACCTTGAAAATATTGCTTATGCAACTTTAAGCACTTTTGACATACCTATAAATGACCCTTTAAAAATTAAAACTACATTAATTGATATGGAAGCTATTTATTTTGAAGAAGTTTGTAAAAAATTTATAGATAATATTCTCATTTTAAAAGTTGTATCAGACCATTTGGATATAAAAATACCTAAAAAATCTTATATTATTGAGTTGATGCAAAATAGTTTTAAACAATGGAAAGATTTAATATGA
- a CDS encoding thiamine phosphate synthase translates to MKQYLITDPKYYSNDTTLFRKNLTRVLKNHEVNMACFRDKQSNNFEELAEIFVEVCKEFDIETILINSNIEIACKLNAHGVHLNSEQFSLISNAKEKDLYTVISCHSYSDIEKAQNLHANCVTYSPIFEVINKGEPKGIQKLKEAVRLYEDIDIIALGGITDEKHLEKIKSAQPYAFASIRYFLN, encoded by the coding sequence TTGAAACAGTATTTAATAACTGACCCAAAGTATTACTCAAATGACACAACCCTATTTAGAAAAAATTTAACAAGAGTTTTAAAAAATCATGAAGTAAATATGGCTTGTTTTAGAGATAAACAATCAAATAATTTTGAAGAATTAGCAGAAATTTTTGTAGAAGTATGTAAAGAGTTTGATATAGAAACTATTTTAATAAACTCAAATATTGAAATTGCTTGCAAATTAAATGCTCACGGTGTTCATCTAAATTCAGAACAATTTTCTCTTATTTCAAATGCAAAAGAAAAAGATTTATATACAGTTATCTCATGCCACTCATATAGCGATATAGAAAAAGCACAAAACCTTCATGCAAATTGTGTAACTTACTCTCCTATTTTTGAAGTAATAAATAAAGGTGAACCTAAAGGAATTCAAAAACTAAAAGAGGCTGTAAGATTATATGAAGATATAGATATTATTGCTCTTGGAGGAATTACAGATGAAAAGCACTTAGAAAAAATCAAAAGTGCTCAACCTTATGCTTTTGCTTCAATTAGATATTTTTTAAATTAA
- the trmD gene encoding tRNA (guanosine(37)-N1)-methyltransferase TrmD — protein MKFTYVTLFPNLIEPYFYDSILKRAIESKLISYEFYNPRDFTKDKHKKVDKVMVGGGAGMLMTCQPLFDCLDEIKRKNKDAYIIFPLAAAKPFKQNDAKRLAKKKNIVFVSGRYEGIDERVIEKYANEVFSIGEFVLTGGELPSLVMSDAISRNIENVLGNAQSLDYESYENNLLEAPSFTKPEIFQNLSVVKEFLKGNHSKISDLKFQMSICKTKYYRPNKEKR, from the coding sequence TTGAAATTTACTTATGTGACACTGTTTCCTAATTTAATTGAACCATATTTTTATGATTCGATTTTAAAAAGAGCAATTGAATCTAAGCTTATAAGTTATGAATTTTATAATCCTAGAGATTTTACAAAAGATAAACATAAAAAAGTAGATAAAGTTATGGTTGGTGGTGGAGCAGGTATGCTTATGACTTGTCAGCCTCTTTTTGATTGTTTAGATGAAATAAAAAGAAAAAATAAAGATGCATATATCATCTTTCCTTTAGCTGCTGCAAAACCTTTTAAACAAAATGATGCTAAAAGATTGGCAAAAAAGAAAAATATTGTTTTTGTTAGTGGAAGATATGAAGGAATTGATGAAAGAGTTATTGAAAAATATGCAAATGAAGTTTTTTCTATTGGAGAATTTGTATTAACAGGGGGAGAATTACCCTCTTTAGTAATGAGTGATGCAATTTCTAGAAATATTGAAAATGTGCTTGGAAATGCCCAATCTTTGGACTATGAAAGCTACGAAAACAATCTTTTAGAAGCACCATCTTTTACAAAACCTGAAATTTTCCAAAATTTAAGTGTAGTTAAAGAATTCTTAAAGGGAAATCATAGTAAAATTTCCGACTTAAAATTCCAGATGTCAATTTGTAAAACAAAATATTATAGACCCAATAAGGAAAAGAGATGA
- a CDS encoding ABC-F family ATP-binding cassette domain-containing protein, whose translation MIELINISKSYPTSELYSELNLRLNSGDKVGLVGRNGTGKSTLFKLILGEEHADSGDINFPKGYKIGALKQYFNFSEKTLLDETALALSEDDKYNIYKAEKILFGLGFTQEDLDKDPKSFSGGYQIRINLAKLLLTEPNMLLLDEPTNYLDILSIRWLKAFLKSFQGEVILITHDRDFMDSVCTHTLGIIRKSAFMIQGGTRKFYEQLASNEEHYEKQKIAQEKKIKELEEFIAKNKARAATATLAQSKVKILEKMDIMDDLEYDSNLNFDFNYKDTAAKFLLEVKDLSFGYTPENILFKDITFALSKGETLGIIGKNGKGKSTLLNVIAGELKQLSGSVDYHPSCVFGHFGQTNISHLNQNNTIMDEIYSVNNKLSEPVIRSICGLMMFSKDNAKKKISLLSGGEKSRVMLGKIIAQDVNLLFLDEPTNHLDIDSIEALTNAIKAFEGSCIIVTHSEELLRAVCDRLIVFTNDGADYFNGTYDEFLEKIGWDDDSVTEKKPVAKPKVNKKESKRLRAAIVAQKSKETAPLKKEIAELEALIPTLNPTEKFQKESQLLDLQLKLEEMNAEFEKRMKEV comes from the coding sequence ATGATAGAACTAATAAATATATCAAAAAGTTATCCAACAAGTGAGCTTTATAGTGAGCTTAATCTTAGATTGAATTCAGGAGATAAAGTTGGATTAGTAGGAAGAAATGGTACAGGAAAATCAACTTTATTTAAACTTATTTTAGGTGAAGAACACGCAGATAGTGGAGATATTAACTTTCCAAAAGGTTATAAAATTGGTGCATTAAAGCAGTATTTTAATTTTAGTGAAAAAACACTACTTGATGAAACTGCCTTAGCTTTAAGTGAAGATGATAAATATAATATTTATAAAGCAGAAAAGATACTATTTGGACTAGGATTTACTCAAGAAGATTTAGATAAAGACCCAAAATCTTTCTCAGGTGGTTATCAAATTAGAATAAATCTTGCAAAGCTTCTTTTAACAGAACCAAATATGCTTTTATTAGACGAGCCAACAAACTACTTAGATATTTTATCAATTAGATGGCTAAAAGCCTTTTTAAAATCTTTCCAAGGGGAAGTAATACTTATCACTCACGATAGAGACTTTATGGATAGTGTTTGTACACATACTTTAGGAATAATTAGAAAATCAGCATTTATGATACAAGGTGGAACAAGAAAGTTCTATGAACAACTTGCAAGTAATGAAGAGCATTATGAAAAACAAAAAATTGCTCAAGAGAAAAAAATCAAAGAACTTGAAGAGTTTATTGCTAAAAATAAAGCAAGAGCAGCAACAGCAACACTTGCCCAATCAAAAGTTAAAATCTTAGAAAAAATGGACATAATGGATGATTTAGAATATGATTCAAATCTAAATTTTGATTTTAATTATAAAGATACTGCTGCTAAATTTTTACTTGAAGTAAAAGATTTAAGTTTTGGTTATACTCCTGAAAATATCCTATTTAAAGATATAACTTTTGCACTTAGTAAAGGGGAAACTTTAGGAATTATTGGAAAAAATGGTAAGGGAAAATCTACACTTTTAAATGTAATTGCAGGTGAGTTAAAACAGCTATCTGGAAGTGTGGATTATCATCCAAGTTGTGTTTTTGGGCACTTTGGACAAACAAATATTTCTCATTTAAATCAAAATAATACAATTATGGATGAAATATATAGTGTTAATAATAAACTTTCAGAACCTGTAATTAGAAGTATTTGTGGTCTAATGATGTTTAGTAAAGATAATGCAAAGAAAAAAATCTCTCTTCTTTCAGGGGGAGAAAAAAGTAGAGTAATGCTTGGTAAAATTATTGCTCAAGATGTAAATTTACTTTTCCTTGATGAGCCTACAAACCACTTAGATATAGACTCAATTGAAGCTTTAACAAATGCTATAAAAGCCTTTGAGGGTTCTTGTATTATTGTAACTCACTCAGAAGAACTTTTAAGAGCTGTTTGTGATAGACTAATTGTATTTACAAATGATGGAGCAGATTATTTTAATGGAACTTATGATGAGTTCTTAGAAAAAATTGGTTGGGATGATGATAGTGTAACTGAAAAAAAACCAGTTGCAAAACCAAAAGTAAATAAAAAAGAAAGCAAAAGATTAAGAGCTGCAATAGTTGCGCAAAAAAGTAAAGAAACAGCACCTCTTAAAAAAGAAATAGCTGAGCTTGAAGCTTTAATTCCAACATTAAATCCAACGGAAAAATTTCAAAAAGAATCACAATTACTTGATTTACAACTTAAATTAGAAGAGATGAACGCAGAGTTTGAAAAAAGGATGAAGGAAGTTTAG
- the ilvA gene encoding threonine ammonia-lyase: protein MITIDQIKEAKKNLENVVQETPLSKAPILSEIFNSEIYLKKDNLQLTGSFKLRGAYNRIANLSQEKRNKGVVAASAGNHAQGVAYAASKFGCEATIFMPEATPLTKVSGVKSYGANVVLHGENFDEAYAAAMKFKEENNVEFIHPFADDDVIAGQGTISLEILNEIPDLKQIIVPIGGGGLISGIAIAAKSINPDIKIIGVVASGARGMKESYKAHMPIDSASVRTIADGIAVRDVNPKLLDIILDYVDHIVEVTDNEIANAILFLLEKHKLVVEGAGAAATAAIMHEKIEIEDSKVCAIVSGGNIDVTMLSQIIEKGLVKSYRKLNLIVTLMDKPGALMNLTNIFTECSTNIVQIDFDRNSVKLEFGEAYVTIALETKGEEHQKLIKEKLKEKGYRFKQI, encoded by the coding sequence ATGATTACAATAGACCAAATAAAAGAAGCCAAAAAAAATTTAGAAAACGTAGTACAAGAGACTCCTTTATCAAAAGCTCCAATTTTAAGTGAAATTTTCAATAGTGAGATTTATCTAAAAAAAGATAATCTTCAATTAACAGGAAGCTTTAAATTAAGAGGTGCATATAATAGAATAGCAAATCTATCACAAGAGAAAAGAAATAAAGGTGTAGTAGCAGCTAGTGCAGGAAATCACGCACAAGGAGTTGCTTATGCAGCTAGTAAATTTGGTTGTGAAGCAACTATTTTTATGCCAGAAGCAACACCACTTACAAAAGTATCAGGTGTGAAATCTTATGGAGCTAATGTAGTATTACATGGTGAAAACTTTGATGAAGCTTACGCAGCAGCAATGAAGTTTAAAGAAGAAAATAATGTGGAGTTTATTCATCCTTTTGCTGATGATGATGTAATTGCAGGTCAAGGAACTATCTCTTTAGAAATTCTAAATGAAATTCCTGATTTAAAACAAATTATTGTACCAATTGGAGGTGGTGGTCTTATCTCTGGTATAGCAATTGCTGCAAAAAGCATAAATCCAGATATAAAAATAATAGGTGTTGTTGCAAGTGGTGCAAGGGGTATGAAAGAGTCATATAAAGCGCATATGCCAATTGATTCTGCTTCTGTTAGAACTATTGCAGATGGAATAGCAGTAAGAGATGTAAATCCAAAACTATTAGATATTATTTTAGATTATGTTGATCATATAGTTGAAGTAACTGACAATGAAATAGCAAATGCAATTTTATTTTTATTAGAAAAACATAAACTTGTGGTTGAAGGAGCGGGAGCTGCTGCAACTGCTGCTATTATGCATGAAAAAATTGAGATTGAAGACTCTAAAGTTTGTGCAATAGTAAGTGGTGGTAATATTGATGTTACTATGTTATCACAAATTATAGAAAAAGGACTTGTAAAATCATATAGAAAACTGAACCTTATCGTAACACTTATGGATAAGCCAGGAGCACTTATGAATTTAACAAATATTTTTACAGAATGTTCTACAAATATTGTACAGATTGATTTTGATAGAAACTCGGTAAAACTGGAGTTTGGTGAAGCTTATGTTACTATTGCATTAGAAACAAAAGGTGAAGAACATCAAAAGTTAATAAAAGAGAAGTTAAAAGAAAAAGGTTACAGATTTAAACAAATCTAA
- a CDS encoding methyl-accepting chemotaxis protein → MTNRLNNMNLVTKTTILLAIVLSFLLVSINIFSAAYTKSMISEKVTTQLQERIHQIKDTFITYDDLLKNTADSLFQAFSSQFERIELDESKLVKVNGVDTPLITDNGIKLNNNFDYVDNYTRLKGSTATVFARMGDDFIRVTTSLKRPDGSRTLGTFLGKKSPAYEPIMNGKKYFGSAHLFGSDYMAVYNPIIKDGKVIGILYVGYNYTKSFEDFKAKLKNIKVGENGYLFIVSTKEKNKGELILHPTKEKENIFKLDTDKNVLKMFDNEKGNIEYKWTDPKTNEIKTKIILFEDYKDRGWKVVLGTTKEDFLHESKDFTIILAVLSIVSICVLALVILFIIKKLVVKPLHNLQTGLNDFFAFLNNEKTKTNQIPVLSNDEIGVMSQVINENVKRIEENINIDNKLIENTVEVANSVNKGILDKKITQNSNNKMLNELKEVVNNMLVNISNHIQNVQTLLNSYTNYDYTKKLDVKGVEAHIKKLYDDSNFLGSSATQMLKLNLNNGQELQKSAQELNKIISNLSNSSNEQAASLEETAASLEELTSTMKNSQQSMYQMRENSNNLLSEVASGQKYAQNTAVSMDEINEQTNAIAEAIVIIDQIAFQTNILSLNAAVEAATAGEAGKGFAVVAQEVRNLASRSAEAAKEIKELVENATVKANSGKDIANEMIKGYEKLKNNIQETSDIINHVTTVSNEQLKGIEQINHAVNDLDKLTQTNANVARKATDISNSTNNIANIIVQEAKKAKFNQD, encoded by the coding sequence ATGACAAATAGATTAAATAATATGAATTTAGTTACAAAAACTACCATTTTATTAGCAATTGTGCTATCTTTTTTATTGGTTAGTATAAATATCTTTAGTGCTGCTTATACTAAATCTATGATTTCAGAAAAGGTTACAACACAACTACAAGAAAGAATACATCAAATAAAAGATACTTTTATAACTTATGATGATTTACTTAAAAATACAGCAGATAGTCTATTTCAAGCTTTTTCTTCACAATTTGAAAGAATTGAATTAGATGAATCTAAATTAGTTAAAGTTAATGGAGTAGATACTCCTCTTATAACTGACAATGGCATAAAATTAAACAATAATTTTGATTATGTTGATAACTATACAAGACTAAAAGGCTCAACAGCAACAGTATTTGCTAGAATGGGTGATGATTTTATAAGAGTTACAACTTCACTAAAAAGACCTGATGGAAGTAGAACTTTAGGAACTTTTTTAGGTAAAAAATCTCCAGCATATGAACCAATTATGAATGGTAAAAAATATTTTGGAAGTGCCCATTTATTTGGTAGTGATTATATGGCTGTATATAATCCTATAATAAAAGATGGAAAAGTTATTGGGATTTTATATGTGGGATACAACTATACAAAAAGTTTTGAGGATTTTAAAGCAAAATTAAAAAATATAAAAGTTGGAGAGAATGGATACTTATTTATTGTAAGTACAAAAGAGAAAAATAAAGGTGAGTTAATCCTTCATCCTACAAAAGAAAAAGAGAATATTTTTAAATTAGATACTGATAAAAATGTTCTTAAAATGTTTGATAATGAAAAAGGAAATATCGAATATAAATGGACTGACCCTAAAACAAATGAAATAAAAACAAAAATCATTCTTTTTGAAGATTATAAAGATAGAGGATGGAAAGTAGTTTTAGGAACAACAAAAGAAGACTTTTTACATGAAAGTAAAGATTTTACTATTATTCTTGCTGTTTTAAGTATTGTGTCTATTTGTGTTCTTGCATTGGTTATTTTATTTATTATAAAAAAACTTGTTGTTAAACCTTTACATAACTTACAAACAGGATTAAATGACTTCTTTGCTTTTTTAAATAATGAAAAAACTAAAACAAATCAAATTCCTGTTTTATCAAATGATGAAATAGGAGTAATGTCACAAGTTATAAATGAAAATGTAAAAAGAATTGAAGAGAATATCAATATTGATAATAAACTTATTGAAAATACAGTAGAAGTTGCAAATTCTGTAAATAAGGGTATTTTAGATAAAAAAATAACTCAAAATTCAAATAACAAAATGTTAAATGAACTAAAAGAAGTTGTAAATAATATGTTAGTTAATATTTCAAATCATATACAAAATGTTCAAACACTTTTAAATTCATATACAAATTATGACTATACTAAAAAGTTAGATGTAAAAGGTGTTGAAGCCCATATTAAAAAACTATATGATGATAGTAATTTCTTAGGTAGTTCAGCTACACAAATGTTAAAACTAAATTTAAATAATGGTCAAGAACTACAAAAAAGTGCTCAAGAACTAAATAAAATAATTTCAAATTTAAGTAATAGCTCAAATGAACAAGCAGCTTCACTTGAAGAAACAGCAGCTTCACTTGAAGAATTAACTTCAACTATGAAAAATAGCCAACAATCAATGTATCAAATGAGAGAAAACTCAAATAATCTTCTTTCAGAAGTGGCTTCTGGGCAAAAATATGCTCAAAATACTGCTGTTTCAATGGATGAAATTAATGAACAAACAAATGCAATTGCTGAAGCTATTGTAATTATTGATCAAATTGCTTTTCAAACAAATATTCTTTCATTAAATGCAGCTGTTGAAGCTGCAACAGCAGGTGAAGCTGGAAAAGGATTTGCGGTTGTTGCACAAGAAGTGAGAAACCTAGCTAGTAGAAGTGCTGAAGCTGCAAAAGAGATTAAAGAGTTAGTAGAAAATGCAACAGTTAAAGCAAATAGTGGAAAAGATATAGCAAATGAGATGATAAAAGGGTATGAAAAACTTAAAAATAATATCCAAGAAACATCAGATATTATAAATCATGTAACAACTGTTTCAAATGAGCAATTAAAAGGAATTGAACAGATAAATCATGCAGTTAATGATTTAGATAAATTAACTCAAACAAATGCAAATGTTGCAAGAAAAGCAACTGATATTTCAAATAGTACAAATAATATTGCAAATATTATTGTACAAGAGGCTAAAAAAGCAAAATTTAACCAAGATTAA
- the rplS gene encoding 50S ribosomal protein L19, which translates to MKNRYIASFEAAQLETKEIPQFRAGDTVRLGVEIKEGEKKRVQTYEGVVIARHGEGTSATFTVRKIAANSVGVERIFPLYTDSIKTFEVIRRGRVRRAKLHYLRELRGKAARIKELKR; encoded by the coding sequence ATGAAAAATAGATATATTGCTAGCTTTGAGGCAGCTCAATTAGAAACTAAAGAGATTCCTCAATTTAGAGCAGGAGACACTGTAAGACTTGGTGTTGAAATTAAAGAAGGTGAGAAAAAAAGAGTTCAAACTTACGAAGGTGTTGTAATTGCAAGACATGGTGAAGGAACTTCTGCAACATTTACAGTTAGAAAAATTGCTGCTAACTCTGTTGGTGTAGAGAGAATTTTCCCATTATATACTGACTCAATTAAAACTTTTGAAGTTATCAGAAGAGGTAGAGTAAGAAGAGCTAAACTTCACTATCTAAGAGAATTAAGAGGAAAAGCTGCTAGAATTAAAGAGCTTAAAAGATAA
- a CDS encoding F0F1 ATP synthase subunit A has product MEGRLFTFLGAIGGHGQEWIVLSHYILVIGIIFLVARAATRKMQLVPTGSQNVMEAFIAGIISVGEGTMGEKNARVYMPLIASLALVIFISNMIGVIPGFEAPTANINFTLSLALIVFVYYNYLGIKKNGFINYFKHFMGPMPVLAPLMFPIEIISHLSRIVSLSFRLFGSIRGDDMFLMVLLMLVPWILPLPGFFMLTAFGLLQAFIFSILTYVYIAGSIMMEHEDH; this is encoded by the coding sequence ATGGAAGGAAGATTATTTACATTCTTGGGTGCTATTGGTGGGCACGGACAAGAGTGGATTGTTTTATCTCATTACATTTTAGTTATTGGAATTATTTTCTTAGTTGCAAGAGCTGCAACAAGAAAAATGCAATTAGTTCCAACGGGTTCACAAAACGTTATGGAAGCATTCATCGCTGGTATTATTAGCGTAGGTGAAGGTACTATGGGTGAAAAGAATGCTAGAGTTTATATGCCATTAATCGCTTCTTTAGCATTAGTAATTTTTATTAGTAATATGATAGGTGTTATTCCAGGTTTTGAAGCACCAACTGCTAATATTAACTTTACTTTATCTTTAGCATTAATTGTTTTTGTTTACTATAACTATTTAGGTATTAAGAAAAATGGTTTTATTAACTATTTTAAACATTTTATGGGTCCTATGCCTGTATTAGCACCTTTAATGTTCCCAATTGAGATAATCTCTCATTTATCAAGAATCGTATCATTATCATTTAGGCTTTTTGGTTCAATTAGAGGGGATGATATGTTCTTAATGGTATTATTAATGTTAGTACCTTGGATTTTACCTCTTCCAGGTTTCTTCATGCTAACTGCTTTTGGTTTATTACAAGCATTTATCTTCAGTATATTAACTTATGTTTATATTGCTGGTTCAATTATGATGGAACACGAAGATCACTAA